In Calothrix sp. PCC 7507, one DNA window encodes the following:
- the hslO gene encoding Hsp33 family molecular chaperone HslO, with amino-acid sequence MADQLIRATAADGGIRAVGVITTRLTEEARQRHNLSYVATAALGRTMAAGLLMASSMKRAGSRVNVRVKGDGPLGGILVDAGLDGTVRGYVGNPSIELPPNAKGKLDVGGAVGKGYLYVVRDIGYGYPYSSTVEIVSGEIGDDVAHYLVNSEQTPSAVVLGVFVGSTGVTAAGGLLIQVLPKASRDEALVATLESRVASLAGFTPSLQAGKSLPEILGELLGDMGLRIFPETQILRFNCGCSFDRVLGALKILGEAELQDMIVKDDGAEATCDFCGNVYQASSSHLAQLIVDLQAESSVTR; translated from the coding sequence ATGGCGGATCAATTAATTCGCGCCACAGCAGCCGATGGTGGGATTCGTGCAGTCGGTGTGATCACCACACGCCTGACGGAAGAAGCACGGCAACGTCACAATCTATCTTATGTGGCAACAGCAGCACTAGGTCGGACTATGGCAGCAGGCTTGTTAATGGCTTCTAGTATGAAACGGGCTGGGTCTAGAGTCAACGTCCGAGTTAAGGGCGATGGGCCGTTGGGTGGTATATTGGTGGACGCTGGATTAGATGGAACAGTACGCGGTTATGTTGGGAACCCCTCTATTGAATTACCTCCCAACGCTAAAGGTAAACTAGACGTTGGTGGTGCAGTAGGAAAAGGATATCTTTACGTTGTGCGAGACATTGGTTATGGCTACCCTTATTCTAGTACCGTAGAGATTGTATCTGGCGAAATTGGCGATGATGTAGCCCACTATTTGGTAAATTCCGAGCAAACTCCTTCGGCGGTAGTTTTAGGTGTGTTTGTGGGATCAACTGGGGTGACGGCGGCTGGTGGGTTATTAATACAAGTTTTACCTAAAGCCTCCAGAGACGAAGCTTTAGTAGCAACATTGGAGTCACGGGTTGCATCTTTAGCGGGATTTACACCATCATTACAAGCAGGGAAGTCACTACCAGAAATATTGGGTGAACTACTGGGAGATATGGGCTTGAGGATATTTCCCGAAACTCAAATATTGCGTTTCAACTGCGGTTGCTCTTTTGATCGAGTGCTGGGGGCATTAAAAATTCTGGGAGAAGCTGAACTGCAAGATATGATTGTCAAGGATGATGGTGCTGAAGCCACTTGCGATTTTTGTGGCAACGTTTATCAGGCTAGTAGCAGTCACTTGGCTCAACTGATTGTTGATTTGCAGGCGGAATCTTCTGTAACAAGATAA
- a CDS encoding caspase family protein has protein sequence MKRRTFLYRIGSILAALGVSEADWLTLGNAYGGQSLRYYQALADPNPRKLALLVGINQYPKNPALSGCLTDVELQRELLIHRFGFQSSDILTLTEEQASREFIEAAFLEHLGKQIKPGDVVIFHFSGYGTRIKSPTLADSFQNALISANEQIDQQGEKIVNYLLEDTLLLLLRSLPTDRVTAVLDTSYYAPSTIQPSGWRIRSRPDISAQLTAAELDFQQQLKSQLATKNAIGNAILLAATSDPKQLAREVLFSGFSAGLFTYALTQYLWEASPATTIQVILSHVASSIYKVGSTQQPALLSGKKNPQETLLAEFLLPNNTIGAEGVVTAIEEDGKTVELWLAGLPPQVLEYYGINSRLTLDTHEQLVVRSRTGLKAKALISSLDHTTLPQVGQLVQEAVRVLPRNIGLTVALDTKLERIERVDATSAFATATHVSTVVAGEQPSDYVFGKLLPTPSRYGLFSVSGELIPNMVGEAGEAVKVAVQSLAPKLPTLLAAKLWRLTENEGSSRLAVRGTLEIISGISRRVVMQRETVRTLKAEGQSNISYRNQPGTVPIVPIGSRVQYRVQNLGDRPVYLILVGLRNSRSAIALYPWQIIPQTSISEPKPPLQQIVIAPGATLAIPQTATTAGWVIPGPAFFCEHQLILSTNPFSGTLTALETSINRTADQQPISPLLNPLEVAQALLQDLHNASAVKAEMNGTAADSYILDVNSWASLNFSFQVV, from the coding sequence ATGAAGCGGCGGACGTTTTTATATCGGATTGGCTCTATACTCGCGGCGTTGGGGGTAAGTGAAGCTGATTGGTTGACTTTGGGCAATGCCTATGGCGGGCAAAGCCTACGTTATTATCAAGCTTTGGCAGATCCCAACCCGCGTAAGTTGGCGTTATTAGTAGGCATCAACCAATACCCAAAAAATCCAGCCCTCAGTGGTTGTTTGACAGATGTGGAACTGCAAAGGGAACTGTTGATACATCGCTTTGGTTTCCAATCATCAGATATTCTCACTTTAACTGAGGAACAAGCTAGCCGAGAATTTATTGAAGCTGCTTTTTTGGAGCATCTCGGCAAGCAAATTAAACCTGGTGATGTGGTTATTTTCCACTTCAGCGGTTACGGGACTCGCATCAAATCGCCTACTTTGGCAGATTCATTTCAAAACGCACTGATCTCAGCTAATGAGCAAATAGATCAACAAGGTGAGAAAATTGTCAACTATTTATTAGAAGACACCCTACTGCTATTATTGCGATCGCTGCCGACAGATCGTGTCACAGCAGTATTAGATACTAGTTACTATGCTCCTAGTACAATCCAGCCATCCGGATGGCGAATTCGTTCCCGTCCGGACATATCAGCACAGCTAACAGCAGCAGAACTCGATTTTCAACAACAACTCAAAAGCCAACTAGCTACTAAAAATGCTATTGGTAATGCAATACTATTAGCAGCTACTTCAGACCCGAAACAGTTAGCGAGGGAAGTGCTGTTTTCAGGTTTTAGCGCCGGCCTATTTACCTATGCCTTGACACAGTATTTATGGGAAGCTAGCCCAGCCACGACAATTCAAGTTATCCTTTCCCATGTGGCGAGTTCTATTTACAAAGTGGGTAGTACACAGCAACCAGCTTTGTTGAGTGGGAAAAAAAATCCTCAAGAAACATTGCTTGCAGAATTCCTCCTCCCAAATAATACCATTGGCGCAGAAGGCGTGGTGACAGCCATAGAAGAAGATGGAAAAACAGTCGAGTTGTGGTTAGCAGGACTACCACCACAAGTCCTGGAATACTACGGAATTAATTCTCGGCTTACCTTAGATACACACGAACAGTTAGTAGTGCGATCGCGTACCGGGTTAAAAGCCAAAGCCTTAATCTCTAGCCTTGATCATACTACTCTCCCCCAAGTCGGGCAACTCGTTCAAGAAGCAGTCAGAGTTTTACCCCGGAATATTGGTTTAACGGTTGCCCTAGATACTAAACTGGAGCGAATTGAGCGGGTAGACGCTACAAGTGCTTTTGCCACAGCTACTCATGTGTCAACAGTAGTCGCGGGAGAACAGCCCAGTGATTATGTATTTGGGAAGCTATTGCCAACTCCTAGCCGTTATGGTCTATTTTCTGTTAGTGGCGAGCTGATTCCCAACATGGTTGGGGAAGCGGGAGAAGCCGTAAAAGTTGCAGTACAAAGTTTAGCGCCAAAATTACCCACCCTGCTAGCAGCGAAGTTGTGGCGACTCACAGAAAATGAAGGTTCTTCTCGCTTGGCTGTGAGGGGAACCCTAGAAATCATTAGTGGCATATCACGTAGAGTGGTCATGCAACGAGAAACAGTGCGGACTCTTAAAGCAGAAGGGCAAAGTAATATTTCCTACCGCAATCAACCGGGAACTGTACCCATCGTGCCTATCGGTAGTCGAGTGCAGTACAGGGTACAAAATTTAGGCGATCGCCCAGTATATTTAATCTTAGTTGGATTAAGGAATAGCCGGAGTGCGATCGCATTATATCCTTGGCAAATCATTCCCCAAACCAGCATTTCCGAACCCAAACCCCCACTCCAACAGATAGTCATCGCCCCAGGCGCAACACTGGCAATACCACAAACTGCCACCACTGCTGGATGGGTAATTCCCGGGCCAGCATTCTTCTGCGAACACCAACTAATCCTCAGCACCAACCCCTTCAGCGGCACCCTAACAGCCCTGGAAACCTCTATAAATCGCACAGCCGATCAACAACCCATAAGTCCATTATTGAACCCCTTAGAAGTTGCCCAAGCCCTGCTGCAAGACTTGCATAACGCCAGCGCCGTTAAAGCTGAGATGAATGGCACTGCTGCTGACTCCTATATTTTAGATGTCAATAGCTGGGCTAGCCTCAACTTTAGTTTTCAGGTCGTGTAA
- the sat gene encoding sulfate adenylyltransferase, with protein sequence MSHHPDTIAPHGGKLVNRIATPEQRAEFLSKADFLPRVQLDERAVSDLEMIAIGGFSPLTGFLNQEDYDRVVTEMRLANGVVWSIPITLSVTPEVAAPLKEGDLIRLDNPRGEFIGVLQLTQKYEYDKAREAINVYRTDDAKHPGVQVLYNQGTVHLAGDIWLLQRDRHPQFPSYQIDPAESRQMFKTKGWKTIVGFQTRNPIHRAHEYIQKCALETVDGLFLHPLVGATKEDDIPADVRMRCYEILLENYYPLDRVILAINPAAMRYAGPREAIFHALVRKNYGCTHFIVGRDHAGVGDYYGTYDAQYIFEEFDTSELGIVPMKFEHAFYCLRTKQMGTTKSSPSKPEERVHLSGTKVREMLRRGELPPPEFSRPEVAAELARAMQIEVPA encoded by the coding sequence TTGAGTCACCATCCAGATACCATTGCACCCCACGGCGGAAAATTGGTTAATCGCATCGCCACACCAGAACAACGGGCTGAATTTCTCTCCAAAGCCGATTTTTTACCACGAGTGCAACTTGACGAGCGAGCCGTTTCTGATTTAGAAATGATTGCGATCGGCGGTTTTAGTCCACTCACAGGTTTTCTGAACCAAGAAGACTACGATCGCGTGGTTACAGAAATGCGTCTTGCTAACGGTGTTGTCTGGTCAATTCCGATTACACTTTCGGTAACACCAGAAGTAGCTGCTCCCCTCAAAGAAGGCGATTTAATTCGTCTGGATAACCCCAGAGGTGAGTTTATCGGTGTCTTGCAGCTGACACAAAAGTATGAATATGATAAAGCCCGTGAGGCGATAAATGTCTATCGCACTGATGATGCCAAACATCCTGGGGTGCAGGTACTCTATAACCAAGGTACAGTACATCTTGCAGGTGACATCTGGCTATTACAACGCGATCGCCATCCTCAATTTCCCTCCTATCAAATTGATCCTGCCGAGTCTCGGCAAATGTTCAAAACCAAAGGCTGGAAAACTATCGTTGGCTTTCAAACTCGCAACCCCATTCACCGCGCCCACGAATATATCCAGAAGTGCGCCTTGGAAACCGTTGATGGTTTATTTTTGCACCCATTGGTAGGGGCGACAAAAGAAGATGACATTCCCGCTGATGTGCGGATGCGCTGCTATGAAATCTTATTGGAAAACTACTATCCCCTAGACCGAGTAATTTTGGCAATTAACCCAGCCGCTATGCGCTACGCAGGCCCCAGAGAAGCAATTTTTCATGCTCTAGTCCGCAAGAACTACGGCTGTACTCACTTTATCGTCGGACGAGATCATGCAGGCGTTGGTGATTACTACGGTACTTATGATGCTCAATATATCTTTGAGGAGTTTGATACTAGTGAATTAGGCATTGTGCCCATGAAGTTTGAACATGCTTTCTATTGCCTGCGTACCAAACAAATGGGAACGACTAAAAGCAGTCCCAGCAAGCCAGAGGAACGTGTTCACCTGTCGGGAACGAAAGTTCGGGAAATGCTGCGTCGGGGTGAGTTACCCCCACCAGAATTTTCTCGTCCAGAAGTAGCCGCAGAACTGGCAAGAGCCATGCAAATAGAAGTACCGGCTTAG
- a CDS encoding ELWxxDGT repeat protein encodes MTTTTLTLVKDILTGSDSSNPNSLTNVNGTLYFSATDGTNGFELWKSDGTAAGTVLVKDIFTGTNGSNPYNLTNVNKTLYFTAYDATNGFELWKSDGTAAGTVLVKDIVAGANGSSPNNLTNVNSTLYFVANDGMNGRELWKSDGTEAGTVLVKDILTGANGSSPNNLTNVNGTLYFVVYDDTNGSELWKSDGTANGTVLVKDIRTGAGNSSSPEYLTNVNGILYFLADDGTNGRELWKSDGTEAGTVLVKDILTGVNGSSPNNLTNVNGTLYFVANDGTNGYELWKSDGTANGTVLVKDIFTGSDSSDLSKLTNVNGTLYFQADDGTNGFELWKSDGTANGTVLVKDINIGTNGLGANGSDLSNLTNVNGTLYFQATDGTNGYKLWKSDGTAAGTVRVLDINPGNASSYPANLTVVNGKLYFTANNGQNGTELFTINIDEPNDNIPSRLTNPSDDVFNIKSQEKNVKTKLEITLTGCSSNLLNELGLFTVDDDKGTINGIAPGAEGYAKAALERSRVIFSVIVNAPNGLDSNNFSSLLELNSEEKFRFLLVKNSTFDAVKTGATAITELLFSSVSTQKITDLGDDGFSLAWRDGSGASATDFSNLVVKIKQTTKSLTLGTNLQGKSQGEVIDLREAKQSVTANFSVHREAAFNNFVGFYQVADENGGIDTNGDGKADVLTGQAGYIQAALGKRVAGIDLSVSNQGAASYSGVFQPGAIFAPFIIVNGSPDALLDSNPNNDPAIYFPFLGANSDKSDHIRLLGNNTFGFEDLANGGDRDFNDIIVKVNLTAIA; translated from the coding sequence ATGACAACTACCACACTCACGCTCGTCAAAGATATTCTTACAGGCTCTGATAGCTCCAACCCCAACAGCCTGACAAATGTCAACGGCACCCTCTACTTCAGCGCCACAGACGGCACGAATGGCTTTGAGTTGTGGAAGAGTGATGGCACAGCCGCTGGCACTGTCTTAGTCAAAGATATTTTTACAGGCACTAATGGCTCCAACCCTTACAACCTGACAAATGTCAACAAAACCCTCTACTTCACAGCCTATGACGCCACGAATGGCTTTGAGTTGTGGAAGAGTGATGGCACAGCCGCTGGCACTGTCTTAGTCAAAGATATTGTTGCAGGCGCTAATGGCTCATCCCCTAACAACCTGACAAATGTCAACAGCACTCTGTACTTTGTAGCCAATGACGGCATGAATGGTAGAGAGTTATGGAAGAGTGATGGTACAGAGGCTGGCACTGTCTTAGTCAAAGATATTCTTACAGGCGCTAATGGCTCATCCCCTAACAACCTGACAAATGTCAACGGCACTCTGTACTTTGTAGTCTATGACGACACGAATGGCTCTGAGTTGTGGAAGAGTGATGGCACAGCGAACGGTACTGTCTTAGTCAAAGATATTAGGACAGGCGCTGGTAATAGCTCCAGCCCCGAGTACCTGACAAATGTCAACGGCATCCTTTACTTCCTAGCCGATGACGGCACGAATGGTAGAGAGTTATGGAAGAGTGATGGCACAGAGGCTGGCACTGTCTTAGTCAAAGATATTCTTACAGGCGTTAATGGCTCATCCCCTAACAACCTGACAAATGTCAACGGCACCCTCTACTTTGTAGCCAATGACGGTACGAATGGTTATGAGTTGTGGAAGAGTGATGGCACAGCGAACGGTACTGTCTTAGTCAAAGATATTTTTACAGGCTCTGATAGCTCCGACCTCAGCAAGCTGACAAATGTCAACGGCACCCTCTACTTCCAAGCCGATGACGGCACGAATGGCTTTGAGTTGTGGAAGAGTGATGGCACAGCGAACGGTACTGTCTTAGTCAAAGATATTAATATAGGCACTAATGGCTTAGGCGCTAATGGCTCCGACCTTAGCAACCTGACAAATGTCAACGGCACCCTCTACTTCCAAGCCACAGACGGCACGAATGGCTATAAGTTGTGGAAAAGTGATGGCACAGCCGCTGGAACAGTACGAGTCTTGGATATCAATCCCGGTAATGCTAGTTCTTATCCCGCGAATTTAACTGTTGTCAACGGTAAGCTTTACTTTACTGCAAATAACGGACAAAATGGCACTGAACTGTTTACTATCAATATCGACGAACCTAATGATAATATACCCAGCCGTTTAACAAATCCGAGTGATGATGTCTTCAACATCAAAAGTCAAGAGAAGAATGTCAAAACCAAACTGGAAATCACCCTCACCGGATGCAGTTCTAATTTGCTGAATGAATTGGGTTTATTTACTGTTGATGATGATAAAGGCACAATCAACGGTATTGCTCCTGGTGCTGAAGGTTATGCTAAAGCGGCTTTAGAACGTTCTCGAGTAATTTTCTCGGTAATTGTTAATGCTCCCAATGGGTTAGACAGCAATAATTTTAGTAGTCTGCTGGAATTGAATTCTGAGGAGAAATTTAGATTTCTCTTGGTGAAAAATAGTACTTTTGATGCTGTGAAAACTGGTGCTACTGCTATCACAGAGTTACTGTTTTCTAGTGTCTCTACACAAAAGATTACAGATTTAGGTGATGATGGTTTCTCGCTAGCTTGGAGAGATGGTTCTGGTGCTAGTGCGACAGATTTTAGCAATTTGGTGGTGAAAATTAAGCAGACAACTAAATCTCTCACTTTGGGTACGAATCTCCAAGGCAAATCACAGGGAGAGGTGATTGATTTGCGGGAGGCTAAACAATCTGTCACAGCTAATTTTTCTGTCCACAGGGAAGCGGCTTTTAATAATTTTGTTGGTTTCTATCAGGTGGCTGATGAAAATGGGGGGATTGATACTAACGGTGATGGCAAGGCTGATGTTCTCACGGGACAGGCTGGCTATATTCAAGCTGCTTTAGGTAAGCGGGTTGCAGGGATTGATTTGTCTGTGAGTAACCAAGGTGCTGCTAGTTACAGTGGTGTTTTTCAACCTGGTGCTATTTTTGCGCCATTTATTATTGTCAATGGCTCTCCTGATGCGCTTTTAGATAGCAATCCTAATAATGATCCGGCGATTTATTTCCCATTTTTGGGTGCTAATTCTGATAAGTCGGATCATATTCGTTTGTTGGGTAATAATACTTTTGGTTTTGAGGATTTAGCTAATGGTGGCGATCGCGATTTCAACGATATTATTGTTAAGGTTAATTTAACTGCGATCGCCTAA
- a CDS encoding DEAD/DEAH box helicase, whose product MKVLHGTWIPNTKNDFIQLGSFYLWVEIPILKPSRSQSQQIHPGHLAKDELITFLGHILGLKETATQLSQRISPKYFALPTTNNQPLPSPELTKYLELEILEEYEEFQYWQVDCYETVISTKTAKAINAIKLLNDIHFLALYSSGEVQLGSDLLFWYHYTQVFKQVILKDQYIPALKYRQLAAAKTKKTSKKTTPTPFEIYPTWEIISQAYEANIKKYIEYMPLICTAGAAISSDRIEFFNKETLLRHFSESVVHDLVTHTPSTAGFDKQIADSLIYHCLYPHHPLTTNAALAEYQQWLEWKTKITRSQADSAFHLCFQLHSPSAAEIDNWQMQFLVGSKQDPSLKLVLSDYWVMNKAAKTGIQKQFGQDFETHLLLNLGYAARMYPQLWLGLETDQPTAMQLTLDAAFDFLQESAWVLEDAGFKVIVPAWYTPAGRRRAKIRLKASGNKLAPTKGESKSYFGLDSLVQYQYELAIGDQVVTSQEWEQLINAKTPLVHFRGQWMELDRDKMQQLLEFWQSHGDEQPQMNLLEFLQRSAEAGDEWEIEHDEVLAEMMAKLQDKSQLEPISDQLNLQGTLREYQKRGVSWLQYLEKLGLNGCLADDMGLGKSVQVIARLVQERESSEHGEIVQPPLPTLLIAPTSVVGNWQKEIAKFAPHLTSMVHHGSDRLQNSADFQAACQQQDVVITSFTLARKDEKLLSSVAWQRLVLDEAQNIKNPKAAQTKAILKLSAKHRLALTGTPVENRLLDLWSIFNFLNPGYLGKEAQFRKFFEVPIQKDNDRVKSTTLKKLVEPLILRRVKTDQSIINDLPDKVEQKLYTNLTKEQASLYEVVVKDVEEKLQTTEGIQRKGLMLSTLMKLKQICNHPSQFLQDNSEFSTERSHKLSRLGEMVEEAISERESLLIFSQFTEVCENVEKHIKRNLHCNTYYLHGGTNRKRREQMISEFQDPDTEPSVFILSLKAGGVGITLTKANHVFHFDRWWNPAVEDQATDRAFRIGQKKNVFVHKFVTIGTLEEKIDQMIEDKKKLSSAVVGSDESWLTELDNEAFKQLISLNKSAILE is encoded by the coding sequence ATGAAAGTCCTTCATGGCACCTGGATACCAAATACAAAAAACGACTTTATTCAGCTTGGGTCTTTTTATTTGTGGGTGGAAATTCCCATACTCAAGCCAAGCCGCAGTCAAAGTCAACAGATTCACCCTGGACATTTAGCAAAAGACGAACTCATCACTTTTTTGGGTCACATATTGGGTTTAAAAGAAACAGCTACCCAATTGAGTCAACGCATATCTCCAAAATACTTTGCCCTACCAACTACCAATAATCAACCCCTACCTTCACCAGAACTAACCAAGTATTTGGAGTTAGAAATTCTCGAAGAATATGAAGAATTTCAATATTGGCAGGTAGATTGTTATGAAACGGTTATTTCTACTAAAACGGCAAAAGCAATTAATGCGATAAAACTCCTAAACGATATCCATTTTTTAGCACTATATAGTTCAGGGGAAGTGCAACTCGGTTCTGATTTATTATTTTGGTATCACTACACCCAAGTTTTTAAACAAGTCATCCTCAAAGACCAATATATTCCTGCACTGAAATATCGGCAGTTAGCAGCGGCAAAAACCAAAAAAACATCTAAGAAAACAACACCTACGCCATTTGAAATTTACCCTACCTGGGAAATTATTTCTCAGGCATACGAAGCAAATATCAAAAAATATATTGAATATATGCCGCTGATTTGTACAGCAGGTGCGGCTATATCCAGTGACAGGATTGAATTCTTCAATAAAGAAACTTTGTTACGTCATTTTTCGGAATCTGTAGTCCACGATTTAGTGACTCATACACCCTCGACTGCTGGTTTTGATAAACAGATTGCAGATTCCTTAATTTATCATTGCCTTTATCCTCACCACCCACTAACAACAAATGCAGCCTTGGCAGAATATCAGCAGTGGCTGGAGTGGAAAACTAAAATTACCCGTAGCCAAGCTGACTCGGCTTTTCATCTCTGTTTCCAGCTACACTCTCCTAGCGCTGCAGAGATAGACAATTGGCAAATGCAGTTTCTGGTAGGCAGCAAACAAGACCCCTCTCTCAAATTGGTTTTGTCAGATTACTGGGTAATGAATAAAGCAGCTAAAACTGGCATACAAAAGCAATTTGGTCAAGATTTTGAAACTCATCTGCTGCTAAATTTAGGTTACGCAGCGCGGATGTATCCTCAACTGTGGTTGGGATTGGAAACAGACCAACCTACAGCAATGCAACTGACTTTAGATGCAGCCTTTGACTTTCTCCAAGAAAGTGCTTGGGTGTTGGAAGATGCAGGTTTTAAAGTCATTGTCCCTGCTTGGTATACTCCAGCTGGTCGCCGTCGTGCTAAAATTCGCCTCAAGGCATCGGGTAATAAACTTGCCCCAACGAAGGGGGAAAGCAAAAGCTATTTTGGGCTAGATTCCCTGGTGCAATATCAATATGAATTGGCAATTGGGGATCAAGTTGTCACCTCACAAGAATGGGAACAACTAATTAATGCGAAAACGCCTTTGGTGCATTTTCGCGGTCAGTGGATGGAATTAGACCGGGATAAAATGCAGCAGTTACTGGAATTTTGGCAATCCCACGGTGATGAACAGCCCCAAATGAATCTGCTGGAGTTTCTGCAACGCAGTGCTGAAGCCGGGGATGAGTGGGAAATTGAACACGACGAAGTTTTAGCAGAGATGATGGCGAAGTTGCAAGATAAAAGCCAGCTAGAACCAATTTCTGATCAACTAAATCTGCAGGGTACTCTGCGAGAGTATCAAAAGCGTGGTGTTTCCTGGCTGCAATATTTGGAGAAATTGGGCTTAAACGGCTGTTTAGCAGATGATATGGGTTTGGGTAAGTCGGTGCAGGTGATTGCGCGGTTGGTGCAGGAGAGGGAGTCATCTGAACATGGTGAGATTGTTCAACCTCCGTTACCGACGCTGTTAATTGCGCCGACTTCTGTTGTGGGTAATTGGCAAAAGGAAATTGCTAAGTTTGCGCCGCATTTAACAAGTATGGTGCATCATGGTAGCGATCGCCTGCAAAACTCCGCAGACTTCCAAGCCGCCTGTCAACAGCAGGATGTGGTAATTACTTCTTTTACCTTGGCACGCAAGGATGAAAAGCTACTCAGTAGTGTGGCTTGGCAACGTCTGGTTTTAGATGAGGCGCAAAATATCAAAAATCCTAAAGCCGCCCAAACTAAAGCAATTCTCAAGCTTTCGGCGAAGCATCGGCTGGCTTTGACAGGAACTCCCGTAGAAAACCGCTTGTTAGATTTGTGGTCAATTTTTAACTTTCTCAATCCTGGTTACTTAGGGAAAGAAGCCCAATTTCGCAAGTTTTTTGAGGTTCCCATTCAAAAAGACAATGACCGGGTGAAATCAACTACCCTGAAGAAGTTAGTGGAACCTTTGATTTTACGCCGGGTGAAAACTGACCAGTCTATTATCAATGACTTACCAGACAAGGTTGAACAAAAACTCTACACTAACTTGACAAAAGAACAAGCATCACTATATGAAGTCGTGGTGAAAGATGTGGAGGAGAAATTACAAACCACAGAAGGGATTCAACGCAAGGGTTTGATGCTCTCTACCTTGATGAAGCTGAAGCAGATTTGCAATCATCCATCCCAATTCTTGCAGGATAACAGCGAATTTTCCACTGAGCGATCGCATAAACTCAGTCGTTTAGGCGAAATGGTAGAAGAGGCGATTTCTGAAAGAGAAAGTCTGCTCATTTTCAGTCAATTTACTGAAGTTTGCGAAAATGTCGAAAAGCATATCAAACGTAACCTACATTGCAATACCTACTATCTCCACGGTGGGACAAACCGCAAACGTAGAGAACAAATGATTAGCGAATTTCAAGACCCAGATACAGAACCTTCTGTATTTATCCTATCCTTGAAAGCAGGCGGTGTAGGTATCACCCTCACCAAAGCTAATCATGTCTTCCATTTTGACCGTTGGTGGAACCCTGCAGTCGAAGACCAAGCAACAGATAGGGCTTTCCGAATTGGTCAAAAAAAGAATGTTTTTGTGCATAAATTTGTCACTATCGGGACTCTAGAAGAAAAAATTGACCAGATGATTGAAGATAAGAAAAAACTCTCATCTGCTGTTGTTGGTAGTGATGAATCCTGGTTGACGGAATTAGATAATGAAGCCTTTAAGCAATTAATTTCGTTAAATAAAAGTGCAATTTTGGAGTAA
- a CDS encoding SWIM zinc finger family protein has translation MNKFSRTWWGDRFIKALEEFTDDSRLQRGRSYARGGKVLNFEIEQNNITAQVKGSINPYFGVYKEPTYNISIEITPIAKPRWSEAIQKLSSKASIVSRLLLNEVPENIEDTFSQMGLHLLPQSSKDFKTKCSCPDYANPCKHIAGVYYLVASQLDNNPFLLFELRGLSKTELQNKLAESNLGKVLSQELNAKEIPLETSTSFYTKLEKQSVDQKPSNREFWLGTKRLPQTIEIPTQSSVSAILIKKQGDFPAFWQKDNSFIETMEELYQRVKTKNQNLI, from the coding sequence ATGAATAAATTTAGCCGGACTTGGTGGGGCGATCGCTTTATCAAAGCACTAGAAGAATTTACTGATGATAGCCGACTCCAACGTGGACGTTCCTATGCTCGTGGTGGTAAAGTCCTCAATTTTGAAATAGAGCAAAATAATATTACCGCTCAAGTTAAAGGCTCAATCAATCCCTACTTTGGTGTGTATAAAGAACCAACATACAACATATCCATTGAAATTACACCCATTGCCAAACCACGCTGGAGTGAAGCCATCCAAAAACTTTCATCTAAAGCCAGTATTGTTTCTCGGTTGCTACTAAATGAAGTCCCAGAAAACATCGAAGACACATTTTCTCAGATGGGATTACACCTCTTACCCCAAAGTAGCAAAGATTTCAAAACTAAATGTTCTTGTCCAGATTATGCCAATCCTTGTAAACACATTGCCGGAGTTTATTATTTAGTAGCTTCTCAACTAGATAACAACCCATTTTTATTATTTGAACTGCGGGGATTATCTAAAACAGAACTGCAGAATAAATTAGCTGAGTCCAACTTAGGAAAAGTCCTTTCTCAGGAACTGAACGCTAAAGAAATTCCCCTAGAAACCTCTACCTCATTTTACACAAAACTAGAAAAACAATCTGTTGACCAAAAGCCAAGTAATAGAGAGTTTTGGTTAGGTACAAAGCGATTACCACAAACTATTGAAATTCCCACTCAAAGCAGTGTGTCGGCAATTTTAATTAAAAAACAGGGAGATTTTCCAGCTTTTTGGCAAAAGGATAATTCTTTTATTGAAACGATGGAAGAGTTATATCAGCGAGTGAAAACGAAAAACCAAAACTTGATTTGA